From the genome of Glycine max cultivar Williams 82 chromosome 2, Glycine_max_v4.0, whole genome shotgun sequence, one region includes:
- the LOC100799663 gene encoding probable methyltransferase PMT4 isoform X1 yields the protein MRSSWFNKLSIIIGPRPPVNWLFLWLMSLLVLIVVLGSSSSNIVDPAPHIPVSLIYTNYRRVKEQAAVDYLELRSVAQGVSRQREFDLCGKERENFVPCYNVSASLLAGFKDGEEFDRHCELLVEAERCLVRPPKEYKIPLQWPTARDVIWSGNVKITKNQFLSSGSMTKRLMLLEENQIAFHSEDGLIYDGMKDYSRQLAEMIGLGSDYELPQAGVHTILDVNCGFGSFAAHLAPLKIMTVCIAPYEATGSQVQLALERGLPAVIGNFIARQLPYPSLSYDMVHCAQCGIIWDEKDGMFLIEVDRVLKPGGYFVLTSPTSRSQGSSSQMKRRNMLMPMEQLTQKLCWTPLAQQDETFIWQKTADVNCYESRKKHAIPLCKEDDDAQSYYRPLQPCISGTSSKRWIAIQNRSSGYELSSAELKMNGVQPEDFFEDLQFWRSALKNYWSLLTPLIFSDHPKRPGDEDPLPPFNMMRNVMDMSTKYGGLNTALLEENKSVWVMNVVPATASNSLPFILDRGFAGVMHDWCEPFPTYPRTYDMLHANGLLSHLTSERCSLVNLFLEMDRILRPEGWVILSDNMGDIEMARTLAAQVRWEARVIDLKNGSDQRLLVCQKPFLKK from the exons ATGAGAAGCTCTTGGTTCAATAAATTGTCAATCATTATTGGCCCTAGACCTCCTGTGAACTGGTTATTCTTGTGGCTAATGAGTCTGCTTGTGCTGATTGTTGTTCTTGGTTCATCTTCTTCTAATATTGTTGATCCGGCACCTCATATTCCTGTGTCTCTCATCTACACAAACTATAGGAGGGTTAAGGAGCAGGCGGCGGTTGATTATTTAGAGTTAAGGTCCGTGGCTCAGGGTGTCTCTAGACAAAGAGAATTTGACCTTTGTGGCaaggaaagagagaattttGTGCCTTGTTACAATGTTTCAGCCAGTTTGTTAGCAGGGTTTAAAGACGGAGAGGAGTTTGACCGGCATTGTGAACTGTTAGTTGAAGCAGAGAGGTGTTTGGTTCGCCCTCCTAAGGAATATAAAATTCCCTTGCAATGGCCAACTGCCAGGGATGTCATATGGAGTGGAAATGTGAAGATAACCAAAAACCAATTTCTTTCATCTGGAAGTATGACCAAAAG GTTAATGCTTCTAGAAGAGAATCAAATTGCTTTCCACTCAGAGGATGGACTGATCTATGATGGTATGAAAGATTACTCTCGCCAACTTGCAGAGATGATAGGGTTGGGAAGTGACTATGAGCTTCCTCAAGCTGGT GTTCACACTATACTAGACGTTAATTGTGGATTTGGTAGCTTTGCAGCTCATTTGGCACCTTTGAAAATAATGACAGTTTGCATTGCTCCATATGAGGCAACAGGTAGCCAGGTTCAGTTGGCCCTTGAGAGAGGCCTTCCAGCTGTGATTGGCAACTTCATTGCAAGACAGCTTCCATATCCTTCATTATCATATGACATGGTTCATTGTGCTCAATGTGGCATCATTTGGGATGAAAAag ATGGAATGTTCCTTATAGAAGTTGACCGTGTTCTTAAACCTGGAGGATACTTTGTGTTAACCTCACCCACAAGCAGGTCACAGGGAAGTTCATCACAAATGAAAAGGAGGAACATGTTGATGCCAATGGAACAGCTGACCCAGAAACTCTGTTGGACTCCTCTAGCTCAGCAAGATGAGACATTCATCTGGCAGAAGACTGCTGATGTTAATTGCTATGAATCTCG AAAGAAGCATGCTATACCATTATgcaaagaagatgatgatgctcAGTCGTATTATCGGCCTCTTCAACCATGTATAAGTGGGACCTCTAGCAAGCGCTGGATTGCAATACAGAATAGATCCTCTGGATACGAATTGAGTTCAGCTGAGCTTAAAATGAATG GTGTTCAGCCTGAAGATTTTTTTGAAGACTTGCAATTCTGGAGATCAGCTCTCAAGAACTATTGGTCTTTGCTTACACCACTAATTTTCTCTGATCATCCAAAGAGACCAGGAGATGAAGATCCATTACCTCCATTTAACATGATGCGTAATGTGATGGACATGAGTACTAAATACGGGGGGTTGAACACTGCCCTTCTAGAAGAGAATAAATCAGTTTGGGTCATGAATGTTGTTCCTGCCACTGCTTCTAATTCACTTCCTTTTATACTAGATAGAGGTTTCGCTGGTGTTATGCATGACTG GTGTGAACCTTTCCCCACATACCCTCGGACATATGATATGCTTCATGCAAATGGACTTCTTTCTCATCTCACTTCAGAGAGGTGCAGCTTGGTGAACTTATTCTTGGAGATGGATAGAATACTGCGTCCAGAG
- the LOC100799663 gene encoding probable methyltransferase PMT4 isoform X2, with protein MRSSWFNKLSIIIGPRPPVNWLFLWLMSLLVLIVVLGSSSSNIVDPAPHIPVSLIYTNYRRVKEQAAVDYLELRSVAQGVSRQREFDLCGKERENFVPCYNVSASLLAGFKDGEEFDRHCELLVEAERCLVRPPKEYKIPLQWPTARDVIWSGNVKITKNQFLSSGSMTKRLMLLEENQIAFHSEDGLIYDGMKDYSRQLAEMIGLGSDYELPQAGVHTILDVNCGFGSFAAHLAPLKIMTVCIAPYEATGSQVQLALERGLPAVIGNFIARQLPYPSLSYDMVHCAQCGIIWDEKDGMFLIEVDRVLKPGGYFVLTSPTSRSQGSSSQMKRRNMLMPMEQLTQKLCWTPLAQQDETFIWQKTADVNCYESRKKHAIPLCKEDDDAQSYYRPLQPCISGTSSKRWIAIQNRSSGYELSSAELKMNGVQPEDFFEDLQFWRSALKNYWSLLTPLIFSDHPKRPGDEDPLPPFNMMRNVMDMSTKYGGLNTALLEENKSVWVMNVVPATASNSLPFILDRGFAGVMHDWCEPFPTYPRTYDMLHANGLLSHLTSERCSLVNLFLEMDRILRPEHYMAW; from the exons ATGAGAAGCTCTTGGTTCAATAAATTGTCAATCATTATTGGCCCTAGACCTCCTGTGAACTGGTTATTCTTGTGGCTAATGAGTCTGCTTGTGCTGATTGTTGTTCTTGGTTCATCTTCTTCTAATATTGTTGATCCGGCACCTCATATTCCTGTGTCTCTCATCTACACAAACTATAGGAGGGTTAAGGAGCAGGCGGCGGTTGATTATTTAGAGTTAAGGTCCGTGGCTCAGGGTGTCTCTAGACAAAGAGAATTTGACCTTTGTGGCaaggaaagagagaattttGTGCCTTGTTACAATGTTTCAGCCAGTTTGTTAGCAGGGTTTAAAGACGGAGAGGAGTTTGACCGGCATTGTGAACTGTTAGTTGAAGCAGAGAGGTGTTTGGTTCGCCCTCCTAAGGAATATAAAATTCCCTTGCAATGGCCAACTGCCAGGGATGTCATATGGAGTGGAAATGTGAAGATAACCAAAAACCAATTTCTTTCATCTGGAAGTATGACCAAAAG GTTAATGCTTCTAGAAGAGAATCAAATTGCTTTCCACTCAGAGGATGGACTGATCTATGATGGTATGAAAGATTACTCTCGCCAACTTGCAGAGATGATAGGGTTGGGAAGTGACTATGAGCTTCCTCAAGCTGGT GTTCACACTATACTAGACGTTAATTGTGGATTTGGTAGCTTTGCAGCTCATTTGGCACCTTTGAAAATAATGACAGTTTGCATTGCTCCATATGAGGCAACAGGTAGCCAGGTTCAGTTGGCCCTTGAGAGAGGCCTTCCAGCTGTGATTGGCAACTTCATTGCAAGACAGCTTCCATATCCTTCATTATCATATGACATGGTTCATTGTGCTCAATGTGGCATCATTTGGGATGAAAAag ATGGAATGTTCCTTATAGAAGTTGACCGTGTTCTTAAACCTGGAGGATACTTTGTGTTAACCTCACCCACAAGCAGGTCACAGGGAAGTTCATCACAAATGAAAAGGAGGAACATGTTGATGCCAATGGAACAGCTGACCCAGAAACTCTGTTGGACTCCTCTAGCTCAGCAAGATGAGACATTCATCTGGCAGAAGACTGCTGATGTTAATTGCTATGAATCTCG AAAGAAGCATGCTATACCATTATgcaaagaagatgatgatgctcAGTCGTATTATCGGCCTCTTCAACCATGTATAAGTGGGACCTCTAGCAAGCGCTGGATTGCAATACAGAATAGATCCTCTGGATACGAATTGAGTTCAGCTGAGCTTAAAATGAATG GTGTTCAGCCTGAAGATTTTTTTGAAGACTTGCAATTCTGGAGATCAGCTCTCAAGAACTATTGGTCTTTGCTTACACCACTAATTTTCTCTGATCATCCAAAGAGACCAGGAGATGAAGATCCATTACCTCCATTTAACATGATGCGTAATGTGATGGACATGAGTACTAAATACGGGGGGTTGAACACTGCCCTTCTAGAAGAGAATAAATCAGTTTGGGTCATGAATGTTGTTCCTGCCACTGCTTCTAATTCACTTCCTTTTATACTAGATAGAGGTTTCGCTGGTGTTATGCATGACTG GTGTGAACCTTTCCCCACATACCCTCGGACATATGATATGCTTCATGCAAATGGACTTCTTTCTCATCTCACTTCAGAGAGGTGCAGCTTGGTGAACTTATTCTTGGAGATGGATAGAATACTGCGTCCAGAG